The following proteins come from a genomic window of Myxococcota bacterium:
- the cysC gene encoding adenylyl-sulfate kinase, whose amino-acid sequence MPPKSDNLTPSPSHVSRADRAALLRHRSVTLWLTGLSGSGKSTLARALEQELVSRGVLAYVLDGDNVRDGLCADLGFSPEDRVENIRRVGEVAKLMNDAGVLVLTAFISPYRDDRARVRAALPPGEFLEVFVDCPLEICERRDPKGLYRKARAGAIAEFTGISAPYEPPDAPELRVATGTQPLAESVHALLAALEARGLIPAARAADKT is encoded by the coding sequence ATGCCGCCCAAGAGCGACAACCTGACGCCGAGCCCGAGTCACGTCTCGCGCGCCGACCGGGCGGCGCTCCTGCGACACCGTTCGGTGACGCTCTGGCTCACGGGTCTCTCGGGCTCGGGCAAATCGACCCTGGCGCGCGCGCTCGAGCAAGAGCTGGTGTCGCGCGGCGTGCTCGCCTACGTGCTCGACGGCGACAACGTCCGCGACGGCCTGTGCGCCGACCTCGGCTTCTCGCCCGAGGACCGGGTCGAGAACATCCGCCGGGTGGGAGAGGTGGCGAAGCTCATGAACGACGCCGGGGTGCTGGTGCTCACCGCGTTCATCTCGCCCTACCGCGACGACCGCGCGCGCGTGCGCGCCGCGCTCCCGCCGGGCGAGTTCCTCGAGGTGTTCGTCGACTGCCCGCTCGAGATCTGCGAGCGCCGCGACCCCAAGGGTCTCTACCGGAAGGCGCGCGCGGGCGCGATCGCCGAGTTCACCGGCATTTCGGCGCCCTACGAGCCGCCCGACGCCCCCGAGCTGCGCGTCGCGACCGGCACGCAGCCGCTCGCGGAGAGCGTGCATGCGCTCCTGGCCGCGCTCGAGGCGCGCGGACTGATCCCCGCGGCGCGCGCGGCCGATAAGACCTGA
- a CDS encoding aminotransferase class V-fold PLP-dependent enzyme, whose product MQPPIYLDHHATTPTDPRVVEAMLPYLGEEFGNAASRTHAFGWRAAEAVERARAQVAALVGADARDVIFTSGATEANNLALLGGARAARRAGAAARLVTCRTEHRAALDPVAALEREGFASALLPVDAGGLLDPGALRAALREPAALVSVMHANNEIGVIQPIAELARVAAEAGAAFHCDAAQSPATVALDLTRLGVDFLSLSAHKLYGPKGIGALVLRRRPPPARLEPILHGGGHERGLRSGTLPVALCVGFGRAAELARASRDDDARRIAGLRDRLWARLEAGLPAIVRNGAAEPRLAGNLNVSFLGAEGEALLAALPELALSTGSACTSAKREASHVLRALGADGPRALSALRFGLGRATRADEIDRAAELVIAAVRRLRALSPVWDDLQRGARRAART is encoded by the coding sequence GTGCAGCCGCCGATCTATCTCGATCACCACGCCACGACGCCGACCGATCCGCGCGTCGTCGAGGCCATGCTGCCGTACCTGGGCGAGGAGTTCGGGAACGCTGCCAGCCGCACGCACGCCTTCGGCTGGCGCGCCGCCGAAGCCGTGGAGCGCGCGCGCGCGCAGGTCGCGGCGCTCGTGGGCGCCGACGCGCGCGACGTGATCTTCACCTCGGGCGCCACCGAGGCCAACAACCTGGCGCTCCTGGGCGGAGCCCGCGCGGCGCGCCGGGCCGGAGCTGCGGCGCGCCTGGTGACTTGCCGGACCGAGCACCGCGCGGCGCTCGACCCCGTGGCCGCGCTCGAGCGCGAGGGCTTCGCGAGCGCGCTCCTGCCGGTCGACGCCGGGGGATTGCTCGACCCCGGCGCGCTGCGCGCGGCGCTGCGCGAGCCCGCGGCTCTGGTCTCGGTCATGCACGCCAACAACGAGATCGGAGTGATTCAGCCGATCGCCGAGCTCGCGCGCGTGGCGGCCGAGGCGGGCGCGGCGTTCCACTGCGACGCGGCGCAGTCACCCGCGACCGTGGCGCTCGACCTGACCCGGCTCGGTGTCGACTTCCTCTCGCTCTCCGCGCACAAGCTCTACGGGCCCAAGGGCATCGGGGCGCTCGTGCTGCGCCGTCGCCCGCCGCCGGCCCGGCTCGAGCCGATCCTGCACGGCGGCGGTCACGAGCGCGGCCTGCGCAGCGGCACGCTGCCGGTGGCGCTGTGTGTCGGCTTCGGCCGGGCGGCCGAGCTCGCGCGCGCCTCGCGCGACGACGACGCGCGCCGGATCGCGGGCCTGCGCGACCGGCTGTGGGCCCGGCTCGAAGCCGGCCTGCCGGCGATCGTCCGGAACGGCGCGGCCGAGCCGCGCCTGGCCGGGAATCTGAACGTCTCGTTCCTCGGCGCGGAAGGCGAGGCGCTGCTCGCCGCGCTGCCCGAGCTCGCGCTCTCGACCGGCTCGGCCTGCACCTCGGCCAAGCGCGAGGCCTCGCACGTGTTGCGCGCGCTGGGCGCCGACGGACCGCGCGCGCTCTCCGCGCTGCGCTTCGGTCTCGGGCGCGCGACCCGCGCAGACGAAATCGACCGCGCGGCGGAGCTCGTGATCGCGGCCGTGCGCCGGCTGCGCGCGCTGTCCCCGGTCTGGGACGACCTGCAGCGCGGGGCGCGGCGCGCGGCGCGCACGTGA
- a CDS encoding outer membrane lipoprotein-sorting protein, whose translation MRWKSFALVLAFSPFLVGFDGPDAREALDAALRNLYQPDVLVAVELSIDEGLPDAEGVTFAYGRKTKGGETRTLVYDGDGRRDSARVLLFQKPGESDRAFTSVGTRGQVRPVSMGRYRASLFGSDFNYADFRARRADDYRIEVLGEDRIDGEDCRVLRLRPLDGPYTMLLAWVSQDRPVIVRTDYFDDAGLWKRYEARIDRIEKNIEWWIPMEDEMTDLRTGRHTVRRVRNVVVGAEVPDEAFTLTQLARGRMPNF comes from the coding sequence ATGCGCTGGAAGTCATTCGCCTTGGTGCTGGCGTTCTCGCCCTTCCTGGTCGGCTTCGACGGACCGGACGCGCGCGAGGCGCTCGACGCCGCGCTACGGAATCTGTATCAGCCCGACGTGCTGGTGGCGGTGGAGCTGTCGATCGACGAAGGCCTGCCCGACGCCGAGGGAGTCACTTTCGCGTACGGCCGCAAGACCAAGGGCGGCGAGACCCGCACGCTGGTGTACGACGGCGACGGGCGGCGCGACTCGGCGCGCGTGCTGTTGTTCCAGAAGCCCGGCGAGTCCGACCGCGCCTTCACCTCGGTCGGCACGCGCGGCCAGGTGCGGCCGGTGAGCATGGGCCGCTACCGCGCGTCGCTCTTCGGCAGTGACTTCAACTATGCCGACTTCCGCGCGCGGCGCGCCGACGACTACCGCATCGAGGTGCTGGGCGAGGACCGCATCGACGGCGAGGACTGCCGCGTCTTGCGCCTGCGCCCGCTCGACGGCCCGTACACGATGCTCCTGGCCTGGGTCTCGCAGGACCGGCCCGTCATCGTGCGCACCGATTACTTCGACGACGCCGGCCTGTGGAAGCGCTACGAGGCGCGCATCGACCGCATCGAGAAGAACATCGAGTGGTGGATCCCGATGGAGGACGAGATGACCGACCTCCGCACCGGCCGCCACACCGTGCGCCGCGTGCGCAACGTGGTCGTGGGCGCAGAAGTGCCCGACGAGGCGTTCACGCTCACGCAGCTCGCGCGCGGGCGGATGCCGAACTTCTGA
- the erpA gene encoding iron-sulfur cluster insertion protein ErpA, with translation MSVVSLTEAAASKVRQLIERDGRAGYALRLKVVGGGCSGLQYQLMFDDKVGDWDQKSEAHGVPVVVDSKSAVYLLGTKIDYVDDLNGSGFKIENPNATSTCGCGQSFGA, from the coding sequence ATGTCGGTTGTTTCTCTCACGGAAGCGGCGGCTTCGAAGGTCCGGCAGCTGATCGAGCGCGACGGGCGGGCGGGCTACGCGCTGCGGCTCAAGGTCGTGGGCGGCGGCTGCAGCGGTCTGCAGTACCAGCTCATGTTCGACGACAAGGTCGGCGACTGGGACCAGAAGAGCGAAGCGCACGGCGTCCCGGTCGTGGTCGACTCGAAGAGCGCCGTCTACCTGCTCGGCACCAAGATCGACTACGTCGACGACCTGAACGGCTCGGGCTTCAAGATCGAGAACCCCAACGCCACGTCGACCTGCGGCTGCGGGCAGAGCTTCGGAGCGTAG
- a CDS encoding TlyA family RNA methyltransferase: protein MARPKVRLDQRVVELGLETTRARAQARILAGEVELDGVVLDKAGTQIPADAQLVLRARSRYVSRGGEKLAGALDALGVDPAGLRCADVGASTGGFTDCLLQRGAVHVFALDVGRGQLDTRLRADPRVESLERTNVRHFVPGERAPYDLVTADVSFISLRTVLPKLRELVRPGGRLLALVKPQFELERKAAPKGIVRDPELRARAVRQVREAAEALGFSTLGEAESVLAGPKGNREVFLLLLRAGEPEAAGR from the coding sequence GTGGCTCGCCCGAAGGTCCGCCTCGATCAGCGCGTCGTCGAGCTCGGGCTCGAGACCACGCGCGCGCGCGCGCAGGCGCGCATCCTGGCGGGCGAGGTCGAGCTCGACGGCGTGGTGCTCGACAAGGCGGGCACACAGATTCCCGCCGACGCCCAGCTCGTGCTGCGCGCGCGCAGCCGCTACGTGTCGCGCGGCGGCGAGAAGCTCGCGGGCGCGCTCGACGCGCTCGGCGTCGATCCCGCGGGCCTGCGCTGCGCCGACGTGGGCGCGTCGACCGGCGGCTTCACCGACTGTCTCCTGCAGCGGGGGGCCGTGCACGTGTTCGCGCTCGACGTCGGCCGCGGCCAGCTCGACACCAGGCTGCGCGCCGACCCGCGCGTCGAGTCACTGGAGCGCACCAACGTGCGCCACTTCGTGCCCGGCGAGCGCGCGCCCTACGACCTGGTGACCGCGGACGTGTCGTTCATCTCGTTGCGCACGGTGCTGCCGAAGCTCCGCGAGCTCGTGCGCCCGGGCGGACGGCTGCTCGCGCTGGTGAAGCCCCAGTTCGAGCTCGAGCGGAAGGCCGCGCCCAAGGGCATCGTGCGCGATCCGGAGCTGCGGGCGCGCGCCGTGCGCCAGGTGCGCGAGGCGGCCGAGGCGCTGGGCTTTTCGACCCTGGGCGAGGCCGAGAGCGTGCTGGCGGGACCCAAGGGAAACCGCGAGGTCTTCCTCCTGCTCTTGCGCGCGGGAGAACCCGAGGCCGCCGGGCGCTGA